From Anopheles funestus chromosome 3RL, idAnoFuneDA-416_04, whole genome shotgun sequence, a single genomic window includes:
- the LOC125768032 gene encoding teneurin-m isoform X8, whose protein sequence is MGCLLDGVPPSAPPDVPPRNPTMNRMNGRVTGNPTELGVDFEPSCLVRTPSGNVYIPSGNLAINNKGSPIDYKTGSACSTPTKDTLKSYDRNCMGPVLPPRSTMCGPPAHHYSAPLNFRKGFTFTKCTWKCTAILVILLSVILVITLLLTASNVLSISYPTTNPCTVLVDEKAEISAAKSTIADANRAGIPGGGGDGLGIDQSLSQSASGRPKPIAADESSPSSSAASGTGSAGSSSLSAASTAATGKAASGATGTGTVTDKRIVASPPSVELLHAVADSTGTTRVKVGDGSSSDGSSGVMVVVKRSRRQATGDSNTGTDTGSADRNDGPTDGRFDDNDLLHASVVDVVASTTTPPSIRLDGNAYSAYKQDTDEDEPAPEQSDQGKDELLPFAQPLTNLLAATVGSAGGETAVNNGTVYNGRNDGDEPSLTDMDGSLSAEDIQAPDDEGFGSIASGQDNGIFITNDNDLPPATMTTVTSPSGPLKTSAESYPQTTLTNEVINARLTDDEDEKWSNDDPSAVHGAIYGHVPLDQSDVALVSLEDGLELGKVRDKHYYKTIEQVAIKENAPKHTSTAEEEPLEEVRIHTLPESVLPVTVQPTVPMYLIKEVNGTSSSEEGAELPRLLVNISIATDHGSGTVQHSVYVLQVSIPTPPEHMPRPAADEPKPANFEQPPPVPQCPPEPPPAPPCPIKCPTDSLFARYRVVDVQEDDSEFVELDEDAVEPSVVAVGQQDEYELSTESPEALEANDGLTQEFTTPPRLVQEQELTDGDDDDDDATSTSSIASTTSAAQCPEVTPPPILILEGARTFPARSFPPDGTTFSQITLGQRLSKEIPPYSYWNMQFYQSEPAYVKFDYSIPRGASIGVYARRNALPTHTQYHFKEVLSGFNARQTRATHPSMRREVTRYMEPGHWFLSIYNDDGDAQEIAFYAVVAEDMTQNCPNGCSGNGQCLLGHCQCNPGFGGDDCSESVCPVLCSQRGEYINGECQCNPGWKGKECSLRHDECEVPDCNGHGHCVSGKCGCVRGYKGKYCEEVDCPHPTCTGHGFCAEGTCICKKGWKGPDCATMDQDALQCLPDCSGHGTFDLDSQTCTCEPKWSGEDCSKELCDLNCGQHGRCVGETCSCDAGWGGEYCNNKLCDPRCNEHGQCKNGTCLCVTGWNGKHCTLEGCPNGCSQHGQCHVSGELMWECRCYEGWDGVDCSVPLEQNCGDNKDNDRDGLVDCEDPECCGSHSCKTSQLCVSAPKPIDVLLRKQPPAITASFFERMKFLIDEGSLQNYAKLETFNESVFWNHFNASRSAVIRGRVVTSLNMGLVGVRVSTSTPLEGFTLTRDDGWFDLMVNGGGAITLQFGRSPFRPQTRIVQVPWNEVVIIDTVVMSTSDDKSHHGPPHTCFSHDYDLMKPVVLATWKHGFQGACPDRSAILAESQVIQESLAIPGTGLNLVYHSSRAAGYLSTIKLQLTPDTIPPTLKLIYLRITIEGILFERVFEADPGIKFTYPWNRLNIYRQRVYGITTAVVKVGYQYTDCKDVVWDVQTTKLSGHDMSISEVGGWNLDIHHRYNFHEGILQKGDGSNIYLKHKPRVILTAMGDGHQRPLECGDCNGIATKQRLLAPVALAAAPDGSLYVGDFNYIRRIMIDGTVRTVVKLNATRVSYRYHMALSPLDGSLYVSDPESHQIIKVRNKDDTHDPDHNWEPVVGSGERCLPGDEAHCGDGGLARDAKLAYPKGVAISSDNILYFADGTNIRMVDRDGVISTLIGNHMHKSHWKPVPCEGTLKIEEMHLRWPTELTINPLDDTLHIIDDHMILRMTPDGRVRVIAGRPMHCATAGGSGTGTGMSTGVSGSVAAALNYDTDLAIHATLVMPQSIAFAPSGDLYVAESDSQRINRIRVIGTDGKIAPYAGAESKCNCLERGCDCYEADHYLAISAKFNTISAITVTPDGHVHIADQANYRIRSVISSLPEAGTSKEYEIYAPNAQEIYVFNRFGQHIATKNIMTGETVYSFLYNVNTSNGKLSTVTDAAGNKVFLLRDYTSQVNSIENTKGQKCRLRMTRMKMLHELNTPDNYNVTFEYHGPTGLLKTKLDSTGRSYVYNYDEFGRLTSAVTPTGKVIDLTFDLSVQGATVKVTENSQREVSMLIQGSSVVSKVGEAATKTTVLLDGGTTSVSPWGNAVSVESVPYVLLAEVDPLLGESYPVPSKQRTEINGDLSNRFEWRYFIRHVPVRGKNARTLTQVGRKLRVNGENLLTFEYEKDTSSITVSVDDKTELLNVTYDKSSRPIAYRPQSGEYADVDLEYDRFGRLISWKWGNLKEEYTFDRAGRLNEIKYGDGSSIVYAFKDTFSSLPLKVTTPRRSDYLLQYDDAGALQSLTTPRGHIHAFSLQTSLGFFKYQYYSPINRHPFEILYSDEGQILAKIHPHQSGKVAFVHDSAGRLETVLAGLSSTQYTYQESTSLVKQVEVLEPGFELRREFKYHAGVLKDEKLKFGSKSGLASAHFKYQYDGNARLSGIEMDVNGKELPIVRFKYGPAQGTLDAVSDLRITRNAFNRTVVQDTSKQFFTITDFDEHGRVKSVLINIKSFDVYRLELDYDLRNRIRTHKVMVGRSTSLDKVNYNADGHVMEVVGTNSWKYVYDENGNIIGILEQGDKTNLGYDTGDRVVQVGDVEFNSYDARGYVVRRGEQKYRYNNRGQLIHAMERDRFQTWYFYDDLGRLVACHDEKGNVTQYFYANLNAPELITHIHYPKAGRTSRLLYDDRHMLIAIETGDQRYYVATDQNGSPIALFDIGGAIVKEIRRTPFGKIVKDTNPGLFVPIDFHGGLLDPNTRLVYMEQRLYDTGVGQWMTPAWEQLATEMRHPTDVFIYRFHNNDPINRREPEGNYMNDLRSWLKLFGYDVTKMQGSRYTRDMIYRPTATIKSPQLAPDFGVMSGLQCIVEKVDEKFADFGFIPKPLLKMELKTRNLLPRVAYRRGVFGEGVLISRIDGRALVSVVDGSNSVVQDVVSSVFNNSHFLDLHFSIHDQDVFYFVKDNVMKLRDDTEELRRLGGMFNISAHEINDHGGANGKELRLHGPDAVVIIKYGVDPEQERHRILKHAHKRAVERAWELEKQLVAAGFQGRGDWTEEEKEELISHGDVDGWIGVDIHSIHKYPQLADDPGNVAFQRDSKRKRRKSGGTSSGGGGGSHKAKREHRHETIILPLPVASVAPSPSVPTSSMSSATSTSASAAPSVPSSSSSSSPTSPSSSVPSSVPAVVGTASAATVRPSVAT, encoded by the exons CAATTAACAACAAAGGATCACCGATAGACTACAAAACCGGCTCCGCCTGCTCGACACCTACGAAGGACACGCTGAAAAGCTACGATCGCAACTGCATGGGTCCGGTACTGCCGCCCCGCAGCACAATGTGCGGTCCGCCGGCTCACCACTATTCGGCGCCACTTAACTTCCGCAAGGGCTTCACCTTCACCAAATGTACATGGAAGTGTACGGCTATCTTAGTGATACTATTAAGTGTTATACTCGTTAtaacattattattaacag CATCTAACGTATTAAGTATATCATATCCAACCACCAACCCCTGTACAGTTCTAGTCGATGAGAAGGCAGAAATCTCCGCAGCCAAAAGCACGATAGCGGACGCGAACCGGGCCGGCATACCGGGTGGCGGTGGCGACGGGCTCGGCATTGATCAGTCCCTATCGCAATCCGCTTCCGGTCGGCCGAAACCTATCGCGGCTGACGAATCGTCACCGTCGTCATCAGCAGCGTCCGGTACGGGTTCGGCCGGGTCATCCTCGCTGTCGGCCGCCTCAACGGCAGCCACCGGCAAGGCAGCCTCCGGTGCGACAGGAACAGGTACAGTAACAGATAAACGCATTGTTGCATCCCCACCTTCGGTAGAGTTGTTGCACGCGGTAGCTGATAGTACCGGCACTACTAGGGTAAAAGTTGGTGACGGTAGTAGTAGCGATGGTAGTAGTGGTGTGATGGTAGTTGTTAAGCGTTCCCGCCGTCAGGCAACGGGTGACAGTAACACCGGAACTGACACCGGCAGCGCTGACCGCAACGATGGGCCCACTGACGGACGGTTTGATGATAACGATTTGTTGCATGCTTCGGTGGTTGATGTTGTGGCCTCAACCACCACTCCGCCATCCATCCGGTTGGACGGTAACGCTTACAGTGCTTACAAACAAGATACTGACGAGGACGAACCGGCTCCCGAGCAGTCTGATCAAGGCAAGGATGAGTTGCTTCCTTTTGCCCAACCGTTGACTAATTTACTTGCGGCAACAGTAGGAAGTGCTGGTGGTGAAACTGCTGTCAACAATGGAACCGTTTACAATGGACGCAATGATGGTGATGAGCCTTCCCTGACTGATATGGATGGTTCACTTTCTGCTGAAGACATCCAAGCACCGGATGACGAAGGCTTCGGTAGTATCGCATCAGGGCAAGATAATGGCATTTTTATCACTAATGATAATGACTTGCCACCCGCTACCATGACCACGGTGACGTCGCCGTCTGGCCCCTTAAAGACGTCGGCCGAAAGTTATCCTCAAACGACACTCACCAACGAAGTTATCAACGCACGACTGACCGACGATGAGGATGAGAAATGGTCCAACGATGACCCGTCAGCCGTACACGGTGCGATTTATGGTCACGTACCACTGGATCAGTCGGACGTGGCATTGGTCAGTCTGGAAGATGGGTTAGAACTTGGCAAGGTGCGCGATAAGCACTACTACAAAACCATCGAGCAGGTGGCGATCAAAGAAAATGCACCCAAACATACATCCACAGCCGAAGAAGAGCCGTTGGAAGAGGTAAGAATTCATACACTGCCAGAGTCGGTACTTCCGGTCACGGTGCAGCCAACCGTTCCAATGTACCTTATCAAGGAGGTAAACGGCACGTCATCTTCGGAGGAAGGTGCGGAATTACCGCGCCTGCTGGTAAACATTTCCATCGCCACTGATCACGGTTCGGGCACGGTGCAGCATTCCGTGTACGTTCTGCAGGTGTCCATACCGACACCGCCGGAACATATGCCACGGCCCGCTGCGGATGAACCGAAACCGGCCAACTTCGAGCAACCGCCACCCGTACCTCAATGTCCACCGGAACCACCGCCGGCACCACCGTGTCCAATCAAATGTCCTACCGATTCGTTGTTCGCTCGCTATCGCGTCGTCGACGTGCAGGAGGACGATAGCGAATTCGTGGAGCTAGACGAGGATGCGGTGGAACCGTCGGTGGTGGCCGTTGGCCAACAGGATGAGTATGAACTTTCTACCGAATCACCCGAAGCACTGGAAGCCAACGATGGTTTGACGCAAGAATTCACCACACCGCCACGATTGGTGCAGGAGCAGGAACTTACTGacggtgatgatgacgatgatgatgctacTTCGACTTCTAGCATAGCGTCGACCACATCCGCAGCGCAATGTCCCGAGGTAACGCCACCGCCCATTCTCATCCTGGAAG GTGCACGAACATTCCCAGCGCGAAGCTTCCCACCGGATGGTACCACGTTCTCGCAGATCACCCTCGGCCAGCGGCTGTCGAAGGAGATCCCACCGTACAGCTACTGGAATATGCAGTTCTACCAGTCGGAACCGGCGTACGTCAAGTTCGATTACAGCATCCCCCGAGGCGCATCGATAGGTGTTTACGCGCGCCGTAACGCCCTGCCGACGCACACGCAGTATCACTTCAAAGAGGTCCTGAGCGGATTCAATGCGCGCCAGACACGTGCCACTCAT CCATCGATGCGTCGAGAGGTCACACGCTACATGGAACCAGGCCACTGGTTCCTTTCCATCTATAACGATGACGGAGATGCTCAGGAGATTGCGTTCTACGCGGTGGTCGCTGAGGATATGACCCAGAACTGTCCGAACGGATGTTCCGGTAATGGTCAGTGTCTGCTTGGACATTGCCAGTGCAATCCGGGTTTCGGTGGTGACGATTGCAGTGAGA GTGTCTGTCCAGTACTCTGCTCGCAACGAGGCGAATACATTAACGGCGAATGTCAATGCAACCCCGGCTGGAAGGGCAAAGAGTGCTCACTGCGACATGACGAGTGTGAAGTGCCGGACTGTAATGGCCATGGACACTGTGTTAGCGGCAAGTGTGGATGCGTTCGTGGCTACAAGGGCAAATACTGCGAAGAAG TTGATTGCCCCCATCCGACCTGTACCGGACATGGGTTCTGTGCTGAAGGTACCTGTATCTGCAAGAAAGGTTGGAAGGGTCCGGACTGTGCCACGATGGACCAGGACGCACTGCAATGTCTGCCGGACTGTTCCGGCCATGGTACGTTCGATCTAGATTCGCAAACCTGCACCTGCGAACCAAAGTGGAGTGGCGAGGACTGTTCGAAGGAGTTGTGCGATCTGAACTGTGGTCAGCATGGTCGTTGTGTTGGAGAAACGTGCAGCTGTGACGCTGGTTGGGGTGGCGAATATTGCAACAATAAGCTGTGCGATCCCCGCTGTAATGAGCATGGGCAGTGTAAGAACGGTACCTGTCTGTGTGTTACCGGTTGGAACGGCAAACACTGCACACTGGAAGGATGTCCGAATGG CTGTTCCCAGCATGGTCAGTGCCACGTAAGCGGTGAGTTGATGTGGGAATGCCGCTGCTACGAAGGCTGGGACGGTGTGGACTGTTCGGTACCGCTCGAACAAAACTGTGGTGACAATAAGGATAACGATCGCG ACGGTCTAGTCGATTGTGAAGATCCAGAGTGCTGTGGAAGTCACTCGTGCAAAACGAGTCAACTGTGCGTTTCCGCACCGAAACCAATCGATGTACTGCTGCGCAAGCAACCGCCCGCCATTACGGCATCGTTCTTCGAACGCATGAAGTTCCTGATCGATGAGGGCAGTCTGCAGAACTACGCCAAGCTCGAAACGTTCAACGAAAG CGTTTTTTGGAATCATTTTAATGCAAG CCGTTCGGCCGTCATTCGAGGGCGTGTCGTCACCTCGCTCAATATGGGTTTGGTAGGTGTGCGCGTCAGCACTTCGACACCGCTGGAAGGTTTCACGCTCACCCGTGATGACGGTTGGTTCGATCTGATGGTGAACGGTGGCGGTGCGATTACGCTCCAGTTCGGTCGCTCACCATTCCGACCGCAAACGCGCATCGTGCAGGTACCGTGGAATGAGGTGGTGATCATCGATACGGTCGTAATGTCTACATCGGACGACAAGTCACATCATGGGCCGCCGCATACGTGCTTTTCGCACGACTACGATCTCATGAAACCGGTCGTGCTGGCAACGTGGAAGCATGGATTCCAAGGTGCCTGCCCAGATCGGAGTGCTATCCTTGCGGAGTCCCAAGTCATCCAGGAATCGCTTGCTATCCCCGGCACTGGTCTAAACCTTGTCTACCATAGCTCCCGTGCGGCCGGGTATCTTTCGACGATTAAGTTACAGCTCACTCCGGACACGATTCCACCGACACTGAAGCTGATCTACCTGCGCATCACCATCGAAGGCATCCTGTTCGAGCGTGTGTTTGAGGCAGATCCGGGCATTAAGTTCACGTACCCGTGGAATCGGCTCAACATTTACCGTCAGCGCGTGTACGGTATCACAACGGCGGTAGTTAAGGTGGGCTATCAGTACACCGACTGCAAGGATGTTGTGTGGGATGTGCAGACGACGAAGCTGAGCGGGCATGATATGAGCATCTCGGAGGTTGGTGGCTGGAACTTGGACATACATCATCGGTACAACTTCCACGAAGGTATCCTGCAGAAGGGCGATGGTTCGAACATCTATCTGAAGCACAAGCCACGCGTTATACTTACCGCGATGGGCGATGGACATCAGCGTCCGTTGGAGTGTGGTGATTGCAACGGTATTGCCACCAAGCAACGGTTACTCGCACCGGTAGCactggcagcagcaccagatGGTAGTCTGTACGTGGGAGACTTTAACTACATCCGACGCATCATGATCGACGGTACGGTACGGACGGTGGTGAAACTGAACGCAACCAGAGTGTCCTACCGCTATCACATGGCGCTAAGCCCGCTCGATGGTTCGCTGTATGTTTCGGATCCGGAATCGCACCAGATCATCAAGGTGCGCAACAAGGACGATACGCACGATCCCGATCACAACTGGGAACCGGTGGTGGGTAGTGGCGAACGATGCCTTCCCGGTGATGAGGCACACTGCGGCGATGGTGGATTGGCCCGTGATGCTAAGCTTGCGTATCCGAAGGGTGTAGCCATCTCGTCGGACAACATCTTGTACTTTGCGGACGGCACTAACATTCGGATGGTCGATCGGGATGGTGTGATCAGCACACTGATCGGTAACCATATGCACAAGTCACACTGGAAGCCGGTACCGTGCGAGGGAACGCTCAAGATTGAGGAAATGCATCTTCGCTGGCCGACGGAACTGACCATTAATCCGCTAGACGACACGCTCCACATTATTGACGATCATATGATACTGCGCATGACGCCGGATGGACGTGTGCGGGTGATTGCCGGAAGGCCGATGCATTGCGCTACTGCTGGTGGCAGTGGAACGGGCACTGGTATGAGTACGGGCGTGAGCGGAAGTGTAGCTGCGGCACTAAATTACGATACCGATCTGGCCATTCATGCGACACTCGTAATGCCCCAAAGTATCGCGTTCGCTCCGTCCGGTGATCTGTACGTGGCTGAGAGTGACTCACAGCGCATCAATCGTATTCGTGTGATTGGAACGGATGGGAAGATTGCACCGTATGCTGGAGCTGAATCGAAGTGCAACTGTCTCGAGCGCGGCTGTGACTGTTACGAAGCGGATCACTATCTCGCGATCAGCGCAAAGTTTAACACCATCTCCGCCATTACTGTGACGCCGGATGGACATGTGCACATTGCCGATCAGGCGAACTATCGCATTCGGTCGGTTATTTCGAGCTTACCGGAAGCCGGCACCTCGAAGGAGTACGAAATCTATGCTCCAAATGCACAGGAGATCTACGTGTTCAATCGCTTTGGTCAGCATATTGCCACCAAGAACATCATGACCGGTGAAACGGTGTACAGCTTCCTGTACAATGTCAACACGTCGAACGGTAAGCTGAGCACGGTGACGGATGCAGCTGGTAACAAGGTGTTCCTGTTGCGTGATTACACCTCTCAGGTGAACTCGATCGAAAACACGAAGGGTCAGAAGTGCCGTCTACGTATGACTCGCATGAAGATGCTGCATGAGCTTAACACGCCGGATAACTACAACGTGACGTTCGAATATCACGGACCAACGGGGCTGCTGAAGACGAAGCTCGACTCGACGGGACGCTCGTACGTGTACAACTATGATGAGTTTGGACGATTGACATCGGCCGTCACACCAACCGGCAAGGTAATCGATCTTACATTCGATCTGAGCGTACAGGGTGCAACAGTAAAGGTCACGGAGAACTCACAACGTGAGGTGTCGATGTTGATCCAGGGATCATCGGTTGTGTCGAAGGTTGGAGAAGCCGCCACCAAGACGACGGTGCTCCTCGATGGAGGTACCACAAGCGTCTCGCCGTGGGGCAATGCAGTCTCTGTAGAGTCGGTACCGTACGTGCTGCTAGCGGAGGTAGATCCACTACTCGGTGAAAGCTATCCCGTTCCGTCGAAACAACGCACCGAGATTAATGGTGATCTTTCTAACCGTTTTGAATGGCGCTACTTCATCCGACATGTACCGGTACGGGGTAAGAACGCTCGCACATTGACGCAGGTCGGTAGAAAGCTTCGCGTGAATGGTGAAAATCTGCTCACATTCGAGTATGAAAAGGACACATCCTCAATCACGGTCTCGGTGGACGATAAGACGGAGCTGCTGAATGTCACGTACGATAAATCGTCACGCCCGATCGCCTACCGTCCACAGTCTGGCGAGTACGCTGATGTTGACCTCGAGTACGATCGTTTCGGACGGTTGATTTCGTGGAAGTGGGGTAACCTGAAGGAGGAATACACGTTCGATCGAGCTGGACGTCTAAACGAGATTAAGTACGGTGATGGTAGCTCAATTGTTTACGCGTTCAAGGACACGTTCAGTAGCCTTCCGCTGAAAGTGACAACACCGAGACGATCGGACTATCTGCTGCAGTACGATGATGCTGGTGCTTTGCAATCATTGACGACGCCACGTGGACATATCCATGCCTTTTCACTACAAACATCACTTGGGTTCTTCAAGTATCAGTACTACTCACCGATCAATCGTCATCCGTTTGAGATCCTGTACAGTGACGAGGGTCAAATACTGGCCAAGATTCATCCGCACCAGAGTGGTAAGGTGGCATTCGTCCACGATAGCGCTGGTCGACTAGAGACGGTACTTGCAGGATTGTCTTCCACGCAGTACACCTACCAGGAGAGTACGAGTCTGGTAAAGCAGGTTGAGGTACTCGAACCTGGCTTTGAGTTGCGCCGCGAGTTCAAGTATCATGCAGGTGTGCTGAAGGACGAGAAGCTGAAGTTCGGTTCGAAGAGTGGACTTGCATCGGCACACTTCAAATATCAGTACGATGGTAATGCGCGTCTCAGTGGCATCGAGATGGACGTTAATGGCAAGGAGCTACCGATCGTACGCTTCAAGTACGGACCAGCACAGGGCACACTGGACGCGGTTAGCGATCTCCGCATTACGCGTAATGCATTCAATCGCACAGTCGTGCAGGACACTTCCAAGCAATTCTTCACCATCACCGATTTTGATGAGCACGGTCGCGTTAAGAGTGTACTGATCAACATCAAATCGTTCGACGTGTACAGATTGGAGCTAGACTACGATCTGCGCAATAGGATCCGTACGCACAAGGTAATGGTCGGTCGCTCAACTTCCCTAGACAAGGTGAACTACAACGCGGATGGACACGTGATGGAGGTCGTTGGAACGAACAGCTGGAAGTATGTGTATGACGAGAATGGCAACATCATCGGAATACTGGAGCAGGGTGATAAGACTAACCTTGGCTATGATACGGGCGATCGTGTGGTACAAGTTGGAGATGTAGAGTTCAACAGCTACGATGCACGTGGTTACGTTGTGCGTCGAGGTGAGCAGAAGTATCGTTACAACAATCGCGGCCAACTGATACACGCGATGGAGCGCGACCGTTTCCAGACCTGGTACTTCTATGATGATCTCGGTCGTCTGGTGGCTTGTCACGATGAGAAGGGTAACGTCACGCAGTACTTCTACGCTAACCTGAACGCACCGGAACTGATCACTCATATCCATTACCCGAAAGCTGGACGTACCTCACGTTTGTTGTATGACGATCGTCATATGCTGATTGCGATCGAGACAGGTGATCAACGGTACTATGTAGCGACAGATCAGAATGGTTCCCCGATCGCATTGTTTGATATTGGTGGAGCTATTGTGAAGGAGATCCGACGAACTCCGTTCGGTAAAATCGTAAAAGACACTAACCCGGGACTGTTTGTACCGATCGACTTCCATGGTGGATTGCTTGATCCTAACACGCGGCTTGTGTACATGGAACAGCGCTTGTACGATACCGGTGTTGGCCAGTGGATGACACCGGCCTGGGAACAGCTGGCAACGGAGATGCGTCACCCGACGGATGTGTTCATCTATCGCTTCCACAACAACGATCCCATCAACCGGCGTGAACCGGAGGGTAACTACATGAACGATCTGCGCTCCTGGTTGAAGCTGTTCGGGTACGACGTTACGAAGATGCAGGGTTCTCGCTATACCCGTGACATGATCTATCGCCCAACCGCGACCATCAAGTCACCACAGCTCGCACCCGACTTTGGTGTCATGTCCGGGTTGCAGTGCATCGTCGAGAAGGTGGACGAGAAGTTTGCCGACTTTGGTTTCATTCCGAAGCCACTGCTGAAGATGGAGTTGAAGACACGCAATCTGCTACCCCGCGTTGCCTACCGACGTGGTGTGTTCGGCGAGGGTGTACTGATCTCGCGCATCGATGGCCGTGCGCTGGTTAGCGTGGTGGACGGCTCGAACAGTGTCGTGCAGGATGTGGTATCGTCCGTGTTCAATAACTCGCACTTCCTCGATCTGCACTTTAGCATCCACGATCAGGATGTGTTCTACTTCGTGAAGGACAATGTGATGAAGCTGCGTGACGACACGGAGGAACTCCGCCGGCTCGGTGGTATGTTTAACATTTCAGCACACGAAATCAACGACCATGGTGGGGCGAACGGTAAGGAGCTACGTCTGCACGGTCCGGATGCGGTCGTCATCATCAAGTACGGTGTCGATCCGGAACAGGAGCGTCACCGTATACTGAAGCATGCCCACAAGCGTGCCGTTGAGCGTGCCTGGGAACTGGAGAAGCAGCTCGTTGCGGCCGGTTTCCAGGGTCGTGGTGATTGGACCGAGGAGGAAAAGGAAGAACTCATCTCGCACGGTGACGTCGACGGGTGGATCGGTGTTGACATCCACAGCATCCACAAGTATCCGCAGCTAGCGGACGATCCTGGAAATGTAGCGTTCCAGCGTGACTCCAAGCGTAAGCGTCGGAAGAGCGGTGGAACGTCcagtggtggcggtggtggtagtCACAAGGCAAAGCGTGAACACCGCCACGAGACGATAATACTGCCGCTACCGGTGGCTTCGGTTGCACCGTCTCCATCGGTACCCACGTCCTCGATGTCTTCGGCGACATCGACTTCCGCGTCGGCAGCACCATCTgtaccgtcgtcgtcgtcgtcctcttCGCCAACTTCACCATCGTCCTCGGTACCGTCCTCGGTGCCGGCCGTCGTAGGCACTGCATCGGCCGCAACGGTACGACCGAGCGTTGCTACGTGA